GATGAAATCCTCAGCATATCcccatttcttttgtatttggcaGGGCTTCCCATTTCCAAACCCAGCATGATTTCCCAGTTGGAAAGAGGAGAAGCTCCATGGATTGCAGAGGGAAGAGTTTCACTGAGCACTTACATGGGTGAGTAAATAAAAACCAGGCCGAGAAGGTGAGCTTAACCCTAGAAACACAGGTTGGGGCCCTCTGGCTCTTCCCTTCAGCAGATCCTTTTCTGGCACAGATGCTTTCATCCTTCTTCCCAGTCTCAGAGAAACAGGGGCTCTTCTCTGGTCCATACTCTGGTCccatccttttccttccctcttattttagtgtctttctcttttaatatctgtttcttcagagcttcctttcctctttcctgtcAGAATAAGTCTGaccttttttaagaaaaatctaaaaataaactttttctcagctccaatagaatataagctcctcaagAATAAGAATTGCCTGGCACGTGGCCTGCTGGCTGCTTGGTGGTTGTCCCTTGTTCTGGAGGAAGACCAACAGGACACCACTGGATTAGTGTCCATCTATGGCTGATCAGGCCGTGGGAGCTCGGAGTGCCTGGCTACAGGTCAGACACAAACAGTCAGTGCTTACTAGATACTTTGTGTCTTTATGTTAGTGGCCACCAAACCTTCTTGGGTTATGTAGCTTGAGGTTGGCTGAAATCCCCAGATCTAAGACCTTCTTCCAAACCCTAGTCCTATTATTGGAAAATTGGTGTTTTGAATTTAAGAGCAGAAAGATACATTTATGCTTATAAAATTTGTATTTGTTGCATCTGTTCTggcaaaagtttttaaaaagtcttgaTCTATCATCCAGTATTtcaatattgaaatattattattaatattaagtaaaatgagataaagaatgtTACAACTTAAAGATGTTAGACATTCCTAATTCTATTACAAATAAGATTAACAATATTCCTTTTTGATGTGGATTTGCCATTTAATCAGGGAAGGGAGGTCCTGGTGAAGTAATGTCTTCTATCAGTCCAAATGAACAGCTTCTTTGCAACTTACACTGGAAGAGAATTGCTGAGAGGTTAATTAgcttgcctggggtcacagagCCAGCCCATGTCAGAGGTTCTCTTAAcactgtatcagttcatacaagcctTCCTAGGTTTTCTCTTGATACCATCCTCTTCAGCATTTTCTATAGCACAATGGTACTCCATTACATTTTCAGTGATTTATTCAGTTCCTCAATTAATAGACACCCTTTAATTTCTACTTCCTTGACACGACAAATAGAGGTGCTGGAAGTATTGTGGTACATgtaggtacttttcttctttctttttcaatatgtttaaaaaaaaaaaagctatcaataaaacttatttttaaacagtttgtcctgaGTATTGTGGatccataatttcttttttgaagtcTTAAAAAGATATCTGTTTGATAAGAGGTTCCTGAATTTTGTCAGAGATTTCAGGTTTAACTACTTTTAGCTTctggaatttatatttttcccattttttttttaatttaggaaattGGGTGGCTCGGTTTTCTAAtctcatttattaagaacttcaGTTCTTCCTTAATGATATTCTGACTGTTCCAGATCAATCATTGGTTCTtgaatgaggaggaaaaaaaatctagaacttGGAACaggccactttttttttccagctcagaaggcaatGGATATTGatacttctttgtttctttcaggTTCCCTTGATCAGAAGATGAGATTCAAAACCATTGAGTCAGCTTTCAAGCAGTGTATTTCTATGGGAGAGTCAGCTAGCGAGAAACTTACAAAGAATGGTATCCGAGATTCTAAAGTGtcagaaatttggaattatgatatCAGgttagaaaggcagaaatgcaACCAAAAGAGACAGTATAGCCATGTAACAAACACTCATAGAAAAACTTCAAATGAACCAAGTGCTGCTCATGAAGGTAATACTTTGTGGAGAAAGCTCAGTCTGAGGTCAGTTTTTGACACACAACAAAGAGTTTCTGTAAGAAAATGTCCGTATAAATATGATACACTTGGAAAGAACTTTAAGCAGTTTTCAGACCTAATTAAACATAATAGATTGTTCTTAGGCAAGAAAATGTCCAAGTATAATAAATGCAGAAAGCCTTTCAGCTATCACTCAAACCTTATTTATTACCATAGAATACATTCTCAAGGGAAAGCATGTAAATGCAATGTATGTGGCAAAGTCTCCAACATTAACTCTTGCCTTACTGCAAACCAAAGAATTCATTCTACAGTGAAGCCCtataaatgtaaagaatgtgggaaagccttccgtctaaagggaaattttaaaatacacaagATTATTCATACTAGAGAGAAAACTTTTGAATGTAACAAATAtggaaaagacttcaggaaaAATCAGTACCTAATTCAGCATCAAACAAATCATGCCGGAGAGAAATATTtcgaatgtaatgaatgtggaaaaggcTTCAGGAAAAGCTCATCCCTTATACagcatcaaagaattcatactggagagaaaccatttgaATGCAATGAGTGTGGGAAAGCATTCAGCCAGAAGGGAAGCCTTAAtgcacatcagagaattcacactggagagaaaccctataaatgtaaagaatgtgGGCAAGCCTTCAACTGGATGGGAAACCTTAATACACATaaaaaaattcatactggagagaaaccctatgtATGCGATGAATGTGGGAAAGTCTTTAGTAGGAAAGGGAGCCTTATTGCTCATacaagaattcatactggagaaaaaccttttcAGTGTAATGAATGTGGTATATCTTTCAAATGGCGTAGATACCTTAAAGAGCATAAAAAAATTCATACTGGTGAGAAACATcttgaatgtaatcagtgtgggaAAGGTTTGAGGAAGACTTCATCCTTAATGCAacatcaaagaattcacaatggagaaaaaccttataagtgtaatgaatgtggaaattcTTTCAACCGGAAGGAACATcttaaaacacataaaataattcatactggagaaaaaccatttgaatgtaatgaatgtgggaaagccttcaacCAGAAGGGAAGCCTTAATatacatcaaagaattcatactggagagaaaccatataaGTGTAAAGagtgtggaaaagctttcagATGGAAGGGAAACCTTAATACACATGAGAAAACTCATACTGGAGtgaaaccctataaatgtaatgaatgtgggaaatccTTCAGCCGAAAGGGAAACCTTAATGCACATAacagaattcatactggagagaaacctttccaatgtaatgaatgtgggataGCTTTCAAGTGACTTGCAAACTTTGCTGATCATTAGACAATTTGTACTAGAGTGAAACCTTTGAGTATAATATATTCGGGAAAGCTTTCAAAGGAATACCTTGCTGATCATCAAATAATTGTTTCTGGGAAGAATATtcataaatgtaatgaatataGTTCATCCCTCATCAGAGACTTCATATTAAAGGTGAACTATGGGATTGTTATATAATGGGGAGATGTCATaaattcatcatttattaaaaactgaataggtgttagattttttttcaccaACTACCTTATCATTGTTGCTTTGAGAAGGGAAAATGACAGTATCCTTTTTATCCCTCTTGTTTATATCTATTAAATGCCATTAAGTACCATTGAAGTTATATCGTATTAGGTACTTGAGAATATTAAGTCAAAGATGGTCCTTGACTTAAAGCTCACATGGAggcaaaagggaggaaaaaaatgtgacataaataattaaaacaatatatgGTAATTATATGATATGTACAGTAAAAAGTTTGTAAATTCTAAGCAAGAAAAGGTATTAATCTGGTAGGGCAGTGAGGATTGGGGAAGTCTGTGGAGGAGAGGCTATTTGTgcagtgatattttaaaaataggacatTTGTTAAGTGGAAAGTATATTACAGGCTTAGGGAATGCTATGGGCAAAAGCCTGAAGGCAGGACAGAATGGAGCTTTAGAGGGATTTGGTAAATAATCCAGTTTAGCAATTAGCAGTTAAGAGTATAAAAGACAGTGCTAAACCATGAGTCAGATACTGGGGCTACACTCCTAGACCAAGAATTCAGTAaccatgtgactttgagcaaattatttaacctctccagATGTTGGATTCTtggtctgtaaaatgaaaattagataATATCTACAGTCATTTCTGACAGACACCATGGTGAAATCAATAGAGAGTCATCCTTGGAGTCAGGATAGCCTGATTCCAAGTCTTATTCCTGACACATACTTATAGCTGTTTGACCACAGGTGAGTCCCTTAATTCCTCAGATGACATTCTAAGGTTTAAAATTACAGATTACTCACCACACttcattggtagaaggaatttccatATGCAAACCACTGAAATCTCACATTTAGCACAAAGTTTTTTCCAGCTTTTCATGAAGATGccattttacttttgtcttttaatGCCCAGCACATAGACAGTGCTtcacatttaataagcatttcatAAGGATTCTTTAATAATTCATTGATGATCCTTTTAGTAGCATGAGATAAAAAGGTGTGGCAATGCCAATTTAGGAAGTGTTTTGATTGTCAAGGCTAAAAAAATTGAACTTTGAGGGGTGATTGAAAGTCCCCGAAAGGTTTTCAgcagaaaaaagaatatgatttaAACATAAGTAAGATGAATAtgttaatagctaatatttatgtaacactttaaggtttggaaagtttatatatatatatatatatatatgagtatatgtatgcatacacattagcctcatttgtgtatatgtatacacacacacacacacacacacatatatatttttttatagcTTCATTTGATACAACCTGTAAGGtaatgctattatctccattttacaaataaggaaactgaggctaaaaagtTCAATGATTTGTTGAAAATCACACAAtaaaatatctgaggtcaaatttaaactcaagtcttctctGCCTATGCCATCAATTGACCTCTTTTTGTGATGTTTTGAAGAAGGCACTAGATAAAGGAGAACTAGTTAATAACCTATTGCCACAATCCAAATCAGTGATATTGGGGGGCCTACATTAGAGTGCTGGTAGTAGAAATAGCCTCACACCAATGCACATCCACCCTCTGATCTACTATCCTACTGCCACTATACtcattgggaactataaagtatTAAAGAATATTAGTGCTTTATCCTGAATCtttgtcttctgtttcttctaCTTTTAAGCCACCTTGGATCATTTTACTGTTCTCTGTTATAGAGGTTCCATCTTTGCCTTCTAATATCATTTAGGAACATAGGACTTGAAGACATCTGAGGATCCTTCAATGTGTTATGTTATATTGGAGGATAAATTCTCATAGGTAGTAATTTCAGAGCCTAGATTTAATCCTCCACTAGCCTCTGACTCCAGGACTGCTTTCATTAGTACTTCCAGAGCCAGGGTCTACCTCTCTTCATTTCTAACAACATTCCTGGGTAAATTCTTGGTTCTCCTTTTCAAATTTTTGCCATCTCCTGCTGTTGTAGAATATGTTGAACTATGAAACCTCCAGTTCATTTCTTGGTGGCTGCTTTGTGTTGTCTATGAGCCTTTCTTATGATGTGTATGAGGATAGATAGATTTACTTCTGCAAGTGCTATGATGATTCCTTACTCTGGGAAATAAAAGTGAATATCGCTtactgtaaatatatataaatgcatgaaTACATTTGTGCATGACTTTATTGATACATAAGGCTTCTCTTCCTTTGAGTCTTTGTGTAttgggttttttccttcttcataagAACCTGAGTTAGCTTTACTATGAAGAATCCCACctagcactatataaatggcaGCTGTCACTATCATTACAGTAGTTGGCTCCTAACAGTTTACTCACCTctgctttctcctcttccccttaaATCTATTCTTTAAAGCAGTGGTCTCTAAACCTTTTTGATGGTGCACCCTTACAtgagtttttatttctaaattatataccTGAACAAATATATTAAGGGTCACTGGGCAgcaccatagtgcatagagtgccgTGCCTgaagttcctgagttcaaatctggcttcagacacttcctagctgtgtgaccctgggcaagtcacatcaccctgttagccttagtttcctcatctgtaagtcagctggagaaacaaatggcaaatcactccagtatcttttccaagagaactccaaatggcatcacagaggtagacataactgaaaaatgaagtATAAAAGCAAATGTGTTATGTACATTATAAAACATATTCAAAGTACAAatgtaaaatgatgaaataagcaatttttaaaagacttttattatTAGTGCAAAATCATTGACATCATTATTTTAAGTGAGAGTAATgaggcagctaagtagtgcagtagatttctaaacttggagtcaggaaggcttgggttcaaatacagctgtatgaccctgagcaaatcattctctgcctgcctcagttttcttatctgtaaaacaagatgataataatagcatctgtctcccaaggttgttgtgaagacaaaatgagacaataatGCTAATAGCTTTATAAATCTGAAGAcgttatgtaaatgttagctaggattgcattattatatattaaatatattgaaatataatttattatatatatgatatattaaatatttaaaagtatatatgtacatatatatgtgtgtgtatatatatatatatatatacttctacaACTTGTGCAGCACAAATAAACATCTGTTTAATTTGAAAGCTTCAGAGCTTCATGTCCCAGTCATTAGAAGGCAGATCTTATGAGCCTGTAATATTTGAGCCCAACATTGTAACGTAGCTTCACTGCAAACAATACCAAAGTCTTCCTAGATTCACTGGCTTTTGGAAGAATATCATTTGACAAATACATCCTGGATGAGACTTGTTTCATTAGCATTGTGTTCAGAGGATCATAACTGATTAAATGTCCCAAAACCCCAAAAATCTGTCTACTGCTTCTCAGtcaaaaaatttttgttttgttttgtttttcatctaaCCTATTTAGTTTGCTGGTGTCAGGGTGAGCTTAAACACATTCATAAGGCTTTGTCATCTGCATTTGCTTATTCAATTCTCTCAGTTTAGCAATATACACTGAGCCAGAAACAGGGGCCCTGTCCAACTAGTTCAATAAAAACTATTCAGATCTAGCACTGTCTAGCTGCTCTGGCTTCAATGTAGACCAGGGCCATTCAGTCATTTTGTCTGACTGAGAATTAGCAAAATATTTCTGTATGTCCTGAGGCCTTTATGTCCATGTTGTGGATATACCAACATTGTCTCTTGTATTATATCTTTCATCCCTATTCACACTTTTTTTCAGGTGTTGTGAAAATATTGATACAactttcttatgcttctcttttctatttatacTGTGGCATTAAGACTTTATAATGAATATAAGGCAACAAACTGTACAATGAAGTCACTGCTTATTGTGATGACTgatggaattttcatttttgttctcaaGCTCTCAGAAGTAACTTTGGAATAGATTCTGGTGGTACTAAGAGAGTGaaggtgttttgttgtttttaattgtgCCAAACATAACTTTTAACATGAACTATCTAGTGCACCAGTGTGGAAAGTCAAGTtagtcagtcagtaaatatttattcagcacctactatatgccagccactttgctaagcactgaaaatatatagaaaggcaAAGGATAATTCTTATCCTAAAGGTACATataatctaatggaagaagacaatatgcaaaaggATGCAGAAAAGCAATAGGAAGTAGGAGGTGAAGATGTTATTCAGTATGGGGGGACATGTCAGAGAAGTCTGGAGGAATGTAGCCAGGTGGGAAACAAATAGTTGACTGACCTGGATTTCCTCCTAAATGGAGGTTCAGGGAACTTCAGAGCTTCATGGTCCAGCCATTAGAAGGCAGATTTTATAGTGAGCTTGTAATATTTGAACCTAACATTATACTATTACACCTAACACTGAAAACAATGCCAAAGTCTTCCTAGATTCTGGAAGGATATCATTTGGCAAATATCTCATGAAGGAGACTTGTTTCATCATCATTGTATTCAGAGGatcatatttattgattaaatatTCCAAAACCTGAAAATCTGTCTACTGCTTCTcatttagattttgttttgttttttgtttgtttcacctGACCGATCAGTCTCCAACCAGGGGAGGAAGCGGTTTCTGGACGAAAGAGTATCGAGTTCCAGGGCTGATGTGATCTTGCAGGATGAAGACAATCTTGgagcatgatgaaaaaaaagttggGGAGTGCATCCAGATGGGAAATGAAGAATTCATAGCAAGCATATGTTAAGTGCTTATGATATATCAACCTctgttaaatgctggggataaaaagaaagtgccctcccctccaaaaaaaccaaTAGCCAACAACTTAATCATTGCTCACAAGCATCTCACAGTATAATGGGAGAGATAATGATGGGGTGAAACTTCTAGGAGTATTGTTGCAATAACTCTGGGGTCCCTTAGCCTTAGGAGTGCTATTGTCCTAACAATCTATCAATAATCCTAAAGTCTCCTGGTCTAAGGAATGCATTGCCGACTGTCAGAtaaacaatctgttggtcagtgatgaccaagttcctgagacaatagtgaatagaccattCCTCAAATCTATCTGTAAGCCATAAAactagcaaataagtaacatgaagcatCTGGTCTCtttaaatttttcctataaatttatctccttgcttctggtactttgctaaattcttttggaacttggCCCACTTAAATtggtgttataattataataaactttgtccTTTGACTTGGAGATGAGTTCAAGCCTGAATATTTTTTTGAGACTCCTCAGGATACAGTCTGCAACCCAAACCTTTTAGGGTTTCCTTTGAACCTCAACAATAACatgaaaacagctgcataaaactagatatacacaggataaattgaagGTAATTAACAAAGAGAAGGCAATACCattaaggaggaaggagaagaaaaggaaaatcgtGAAAAATGGAGTATTACTTGGGACTTGAAGAAAACccaaaaataccaaattagaaaacagaatgcCGGACTGCTTTCTTGCCCACTGCTTTCTCCATCTGAGTCAAAGAGGGATAGTGCATCCCTAGCCCCTTTTGGGggatattggggggggggggagtcagaCATAGATTGTAAgcttatgttattttatttccaGCTAAATGGCATATCTCAAGACTTATTCCAGGGAGAAAAGTCatatttcaaaatgaattctTCAATTTCTAGTATCTGCTGCTAAGGTCCTAGTCTAATGGTTTACAGTGGCTGGGATTCGAACTCAGGCCTTAGACTTCCACATCCATGAGCTTCCTGTCCCGAGCAAAGCGTCCTGAGCTCCTAAATTCACAGACACCAGGGAAGACGGTCCTGGGGCCAAGCGTCCTCCCGCAAGCACACCCACATTCAGCCCTTCCCTATCAGTCTCCCACCTACTTTCCCAGCCACTTCCCATTCTCCCCAGCCCGAGGAGCTGTCCAAAGCCAAGAAGCACTGAACCCCGTCCCTCCTGGATCTGCGGCTGCGCAAAAGCTCCGAACGACTTCCCAAGGCTTCAGCAGAAGGACGTAGAGTGctaaagaattctgggaaatggtGTCTGGTTCCGCAGCCAAGAACGAAACTCCGGCCTTGGGTCCTGGAGCTCTTTCTGCGCATGCGCGCTTCTTTCTCCCTGGATGCGTCGCCAGGGCTGGTCCCTACTTGGGCTCCGCAGTCCCATTTCGGCCCCTCCTGTTTGAGCTCTAGCTGTGGCCTCCTAATGGCGATCTCTGCCCCAGGCCTCTCCCCAATATAGCCCTAGGCTGATCTCTAGGACCCCGGACCCGCCCGCGGCTTTCTCAAGCACCATTCCCCCTTATGGACCAGGCGTCAGTGTCTGGACTTTTCTCTCGACTTTGCATCCtttgtcctcccctccccccagcattAGGGGGCGGGGGTGCCCGGATTAGAGGCAGGCTTCAGCGCTCCCTCGTGTGGCGTGGACACTGCCCGGAAGGCAGAGCAGCCCAGACTCTAAAGTCCCTGGTCATCACCACTACGAGGAACTCGTTTCCTTGCTGCAAGGCTCCGAACAAAACCGGGGCAGCTCCCTCAGCTCCGAGACTCCCCGCATTTGCTTTGCAAAAGAGCTTCCCCACATCTGCTTTGCAAATAAATGACTGCCATGAAGAAGTGCAAGAGGACCATAGAAACAAGAATAACTAtgagcatttatgtagcattttgcaaatacaaatacaatagtATTTGATCTTCCAAACAACCCTGATTGTAGTTTAGGAGATTCAGCCTATTGTTCATCCCGAGTTACAATGTAAGATCCTTAAAGGTTACAAATGTTtcacttttgcttttgtatccccaAGATTTAGTCAGCCTGGAACTCTGTATGGGTTTATCCACTGCTTGTTGGCTGATTAGTTGTTATATGGTATAGCTTCTAGGGAAATATAGCGGTGATTTGGGGGTCCCCTTGACAAGGGTGAAGTATGGGAGTGGGGAGAAATGTACTCTgaaaactgtgtcccctttaatctgtaaaaactGTGTccctttgatctgtaaagaagggagattcgAGTCTCAGGCACTCCTGGGAAAGCACatctccccagacaagttaagaGCCATCATTCAACTGGGCTTTTCTAAAGCAATTCATCCCCGCCCCCCTTCCCCATTGGTATCCAGACCCTCATTCAGgaagccttcaaagtgattttcattcaattgggagatTTGGATCTGATATTGAGTGCCTTGAAACTCCAAGTCTCTAGGCCTGAGGGCATTGGCTCTCTTTTCATCTTGAAACCTGAGCCTCAGACTTATATAAAAGAATGGTCCTGAACTCACATTTTTGCCGCAGTCCTAAGTAATAtgctccttggcatagctgcctgccaggacttttGCCCTCTGTGAAGAAGCCCTCTtcccagtgccaataaactttttGGCCACTAATATTTcgggttcgtgaattctttcacattgaaccCACCAGAAAGGGGATTCCCACCATTTTGTGCACTGCCACTAACCAACAATCTTAGTCCTAAATCTtgttaatgagggaaaggaaagggggaaccccatttcttgggcgcatagataatcccatgaggcgctgtgtcccctgtaaatgaatttacaggcccgaaaacctagattgataaataaaagttttattgtagaagtttggaagtaaagctcggttagaaagacgccagggtcagaggtggccgctgggcgggcaggaacccttacatggtctgtaggataccatgtgttggctgggagggctcctgcaaagagagcactccggctcgtttcttt
The DNA window shown above is from Sminthopsis crassicaudata isolate SCR6 chromosome 2, ASM4859323v1, whole genome shotgun sequence and carries:
- the LOC141554146 gene encoding uncharacterized protein LOC141554146 isoform X1: MESAGLSSQDSALPPGSRITEAKGMASRFSTARSQKSLTFQDVAVDFSQEEWGLLEPAQKDMYRDVMLENYENFISLGLPISKPSMISQLERGEAPWIAEGRVSLSTYMGSLDQKMRFKTIESAFKQCISMGESASEKLTKNGIRDSKVSEIWNYDIRLERQKCNQKRQYSHVTNTHRKTSNEPSAAHEGNTLWRKLSLRSVFDTQQRVSVRKCPYKYDTLGKNFKQFSDLIKHNRLFLGKKMSKYNKCRKPFSYHSNLIYYHRIHSQGKACKCNVCGKVSNINSCLTANQRIHSTVKPYKCKECGKAFRLKGNFKIHKIIHTREKTFECNKYGKDFRKNQYLIQHQTNHAGEKYFECNECGKGFRKSSSLIQHQRIHTGEKPFECNECGKAFSQKGSLNAHQRIHTGEKPYKCKECGQAFNWMGNLNTHKKIHTGEKPYVCDECGKVFSRKGSLIAHTRIHTGEKPFQCNECGISFKWRRYLKEHKKIHTGEKHLECNQCGKGLRKTSSLMQHQRIHNGEKPYKCNECGNSFNRKEHLKTHKIIHTGEKPFECNECGKAFNQKGSLNIHQRIHTGEKPYKCKECGKAFRWKGNLNTHEKTHTGVKPYKCNECGKSFSRKGNLNAHNRIHTGEKPFQCNECGIAFK
- the LOC141554146 gene encoding uncharacterized protein LOC141554146 isoform X2, with protein sequence MASRFSTARSQKSLTFQDVAVDFSQEEWGLLEPAQKDMYRDVMLENYENFISLGLPISKPSMISQLERGEAPWIAEGRVSLSTYMGSLDQKMRFKTIESAFKQCISMGESASEKLTKNGIRDSKVSEIWNYDIRLERQKCNQKRQYSHVTNTHRKTSNEPSAAHEGNTLWRKLSLRSVFDTQQRVSVRKCPYKYDTLGKNFKQFSDLIKHNRLFLGKKMSKYNKCRKPFSYHSNLIYYHRIHSQGKACKCNVCGKVSNINSCLTANQRIHSTVKPYKCKECGKAFRLKGNFKIHKIIHTREKTFECNKYGKDFRKNQYLIQHQTNHAGEKYFECNECGKGFRKSSSLIQHQRIHTGEKPFECNECGKAFSQKGSLNAHQRIHTGEKPYKCKECGQAFNWMGNLNTHKKIHTGEKPYVCDECGKVFSRKGSLIAHTRIHTGEKPFQCNECGISFKWRRYLKEHKKIHTGEKHLECNQCGKGLRKTSSLMQHQRIHNGEKPYKCNECGNSFNRKEHLKTHKIIHTGEKPFECNECGKAFNQKGSLNIHQRIHTGEKPYKCKECGKAFRWKGNLNTHEKTHTGVKPYKCNECGKSFSRKGNLNAHNRIHTGEKPFQCNECGIAFK
- the LOC141554146 gene encoding uncharacterized protein LOC141554146 isoform X3 gives rise to the protein MISQLERGEAPWIAEGRVSLSTYMGSLDQKMRFKTIESAFKQCISMGESASEKLTKNGIRDSKVSEIWNYDIRLERQKCNQKRQYSHVTNTHRKTSNEPSAAHEGNTLWRKLSLRSVFDTQQRVSVRKCPYKYDTLGKNFKQFSDLIKHNRLFLGKKMSKYNKCRKPFSYHSNLIYYHRIHSQGKACKCNVCGKVSNINSCLTANQRIHSTVKPYKCKECGKAFRLKGNFKIHKIIHTREKTFECNKYGKDFRKNQYLIQHQTNHAGEKYFECNECGKGFRKSSSLIQHQRIHTGEKPFECNECGKAFSQKGSLNAHQRIHTGEKPYKCKECGQAFNWMGNLNTHKKIHTGEKPYVCDECGKVFSRKGSLIAHTRIHTGEKPFQCNECGISFKWRRYLKEHKKIHTGEKHLECNQCGKGLRKTSSLMQHQRIHNGEKPYKCNECGNSFNRKEHLKTHKIIHTGEKPFECNECGKAFNQKGSLNIHQRIHTGEKPYKCKECGKAFRWKGNLNTHEKTHTGVKPYKCNECGKSFSRKGNLNAHNRIHTGEKPFQCNECGIAFK